A single genomic interval of Lathyrus oleraceus cultivar Zhongwan6 chromosome 7, CAAS_Psat_ZW6_1.0, whole genome shotgun sequence harbors:
- the LOC127103526 gene encoding uncharacterized mitochondrial protein AtMg00860-like: MNQIFQPYLDQFVVIFIDDILIYSRTPQEHGEHLRIVPSVLQEKHVFAKLSKCEFWMNEVIFLGHVISQGGVSMDPSKVEAVINWERPKNASEVRSFLGFKGYYRRFIKGFSHIGLPMTRLTRKEISFKWDSKCEWSFMSLMEKLTIAPVLIIPDPS, encoded by the coding sequence ATGAATCAGATATTTCAACCATACTTGGACCAGTTCGTGGTGATCTTTATTGATGACATTCTTATTTATTCTCGTACTCCCCAAGAGCACGGAGAACACCTAAGAATTGTCCCGTCAGTACTGCAAGAGAAGCATGTTTTTGCCAAGTTAAGTAAATGTGAGTTTTGGATGAACGAAGTGATATTTCTTGGTCATGTCATATCACAAGGAGGAGTATCAATGGATCCATCTAAAGTCGAAGCAGTTATTAATTGGGAAAGACCGAAGAATGCTTCTGAAGTCAGAAGTTTCTTAGGTTTCAAAGGTTACTATCGAAGATTTATAAAGGGGTTTTCGCATATAGGATTACCAATGACTAGACTTACCCGAAAGGAAATTTCTTTTAAGTGGGATTCGAAGTGTGAATGGAGTTTCATGAGTTTGATGGAAAAGCTAACGATTGCTCCTGTTTTAATCATCCCTGATCCTAGTTAG
- the LOC127103527 gene encoding uncharacterized protein LOC127103527, producing the protein MEYLKDFDFELKYHSGKANKVAGSLSRKEMHKVELMMLEYTLLEKFRDLNIQFSWTQDGVIMGNLNVTYNLREEIRQGQMIDEKLQEMSIQLGFAQSPDGVILFNQRICVPNDAELKIKVLEEGHKGRLPYIQVKIEHQKPGGLLRPLEILV; encoded by the exons atggagtatttgaaggactttgattTTGAGCTTAAGTATCACTCGGGGAAGGCGAATAAGGTTGCGGGTTCCTTAAGTCGGAAAGAGATGCATAAAGTTGAGTTGATGATGTTAGAATACACATTGTTGGAAAAGTTCCGAGATCTTAATATTCAGTTTAGTTGGACGCAGGATGGTGTGATAATGGGAAATTTGAATGTTACTTATAACCTAAGGGAAGAGATCCGACAAGGACAAATGATAGATGAGAAGTTGCAAGAGATGTCGATTCAACTAGGTTTCGCTCAGTCACCAGATGGAGTTATTCTGTTTAATCAAAGGATTTGTGTTCCGAATGATGCTGAGCTGAAAATAAAAGTTTTAGAGGAAGGCCACAAGGGGCGTTTACCATACATCCAG GTGAAGATCGAACATCAGAAGCCAGGTGGTTTATTGCGACCTTTAGAGATTCTAGTTTAG